A section of the Acidimicrobiia bacterium genome encodes:
- a CDS encoding hotdog domain-containing protein codes for MRHCNGRVVTVEVDSLTFLAPVHIGELVTLNAVVTQAWRSSMEVEVDVWREDPRTGDREQTTTAYLTMVAVDERGRPVPVPPLIADTEDDVRRQRAADVRREERIRIRKRLEDEAQS; via the coding sequence ATGCGGCACTGCAACGGTCGGGTGGTCACCGTTGAGGTCGACTCGCTCACGTTCCTGGCGCCTGTGCATATCGGTGAACTCGTCACGTTGAACGCGGTGGTTACCCAGGCGTGGCGGTCGTCGATGGAGGTCGAAGTTGACGTGTGGAGAGAGGACCCGAGGACGGGCGATCGAGAGCAAACGACCACCGCCTACCTGACCATGGTGGCGGTTGATGAGAGGGGGCGGCCCGTACCGGTCCCGCCGCTCATTGCAGACACAGAGGATGATGTCAGGCGTCAGCGGGCCGCCGACGTCCGTCGCGAGGAACGCATTCGGATTCGAAAACGACTCGAGGACGAAGCTCAGTCCTGA